From one Lolium rigidum isolate FL_2022 chromosome 4, APGP_CSIRO_Lrig_0.1, whole genome shotgun sequence genomic stretch:
- the LOC124707468 gene encoding protein NRT1/ PTR FAMILY 8.3-like yields MDSFVTEAEKDRLLLPLLPLHGIPSSPDPCTGDGSVDFTGAPASREHSGKWRACWSILGGEFCGALAYYAVGTNLVSYLTKVQHQSNVEAASRIISWQGTCYLASPLGAFLADSYWGKHRTIIVSLAIFTLGMALLTLSAEAPESISSVAISPQDALSSVGLYMAALGLGGIWPCVPTFGADQFDDTNVAEKTQKELYYNWYYFAVNGGFFFASTIMVWIQDNCGWALGFGIPTVFLAVGIAGFLSCTRVYRYQKPGGSALTRTCQVAIAAIRKLHVDVPVDSHLLYEIPGKESAIEGSRKLMHTAGLTFLDRAATVTTCDKTSGNLLNHWRLCTVTQVEELKILVRMLPILATAIIFNTAEASFPLFVEQGTVMNNRIGGFSVPPASLMTVNCVCILMLAPAYSKFLMPMASRITGMKRGLSELHRIGVGMVFAVISLVLAASVEMVRLDVARSRGLSHQNVVVPMSILWQVPQYFFVGVAKVFSVVGFIEFAYEQSPDAMRSMCQACTLIMVTLGSYLVSIMLKIISSATSIGGKHGWIPENLNEGHLDRFFWFMAGLQFLNLLVFIYCSARYRRKLPN; encoded by the exons GATCCGTGTACCGGCGATGGATCTGTTGATTTCACGGGAGCACCAGCGTCCAGGGAGCACTCGGGCAAATGGAGAGCCTGCTGGTCCATTCTTG GTGGTGAATTCTGCGGCGCCCTCGCGTACTACGCGGTTGGGACGAACCTGGTGAGTTACCTGACCAAGGTGCAGCACCAGAGCAATGTCGAGGCGGCGAGTCGCATCATCTCCTGGCAGGGCACCTGCTACCTGGCTTCTCCACTCGGAGCATTCTTGGCAGATTCATATTGGGGAAAACACCGAACAATCATAGTCTCCCTCGCCATCTTCACCTTG GGAATGGCTCTACTGACACTCTCAGCTGAGGCTCCAGAGAGTATCAGTTCAGTGGCGATCTCTCCTCAGGATGCTCTGTCCTCGGTAGGCCTTTACATGGCTGCTCTGGGTTTGGGTGGTATCTGGCCTTGTGTTCCCACTTTCGGAGCCGACCAGTTCGACGACACCAACGTTGCGGAGAAGACCCAGAAGGAGCTCTACTACAACTGGTACTACTTTGCAGTCAATGGTGGCTTCTTCTTCGCCAGCACGATCATGGTGTGGATCCAGGACAACTGCGGTTGGGCACTCGGCTTTGGGATCCCCACAGTTTTTCTGGCAGTCGGCATTGCCGGATTTCTCTCTTGCACAAGAGTTTACAGGTACCAGAAGCCCGGAGGAAGCGCGCTTACAAGGACTTGCCAGGTAGCGATTGCGGCGATTCGGAAGCTTCATGTGGATGTGCCGGTTGACAGCCATCTTCTGTATGAGATTCCAGGGAAGGAGTCGGCCATTgaaggcagcaggaagctgatgCACACAGCAGGACTAAC GTTTCTTGACCGAGCTGCCACAGTCACTACCTGTGATAAAACATCTGGCAACCTACTGAACCACTGGAGGCTTTGCACCGTGACACAAGTGGAGGAGCTGAAGATCCTAGTGAGAATGCTGCCGATCCTGGCAACTGCCATAATCTTTAACACCGCAGAAGCTTCGTTCCCGCTGTTCGTGGAACAAGGAACAGTCATGAACAATCGCATCGGTGGTTTCTCAGTACCTCCTGCCTCCCTGATGACTGTCAACTGCGTCTGCATCCTCATGCTGGCGCCAGCATACAGCAAGTTCTTGATGCCGATGGCGAGCAGGATCACTGGCATGAAGCGTGGGCTCTCGGAGCTGCACCGCATTGGTGTCGGTATGGTCTTCGCGGTGATTTCGTTGGTGCTAGCTGCCTCGGTCGAGATGGTACGCCTCGACGTCGCGAGGAGCAGAGGACTGTCACACCAGAACGTGGTGGTTCCGATGAGTATCCTCTGGCAGGTACCGCAGTACTTCTTCGTCGGTGTGGCGAAGGTGTTCAGCGTGGTTGGTTTCATCGAATTCGCATACGAGCAGTCCCCTGACGCCATGAGAAGCATGTGCCAGGCTTGCACTCTCATCATGGTCACTCTCGGCAGCTACCTTGTCTCCATCATGTTGAAGATCATCAGCTCGGCGACAAGTATAGGAGGGAAACATGGCTGGATCCCCGAGAACCTCAACGAAGGGCATCTAGATCGGTTCTTCTGGTTCATGGCCGGGCTTCAGTTCCTGAACTTGCTTGTATTCATCTATTGCAGCGCAAGGTACAGGCGCAAACTACCTAACTGA
- the LOC124707467 gene encoding protein transport protein Sec24-like At3g07100 — MGPLSAYGNPTTGPPTGTPQSLAEDFQSLSLRFPPGTLDLGVDVKGLPRPLDGDEEPAKVLEAYPMNCHPRYFRLTTHAIPASQSLVSRWHLPLGAMVHPLAKSPDGEEVPVVDFESAGVIRCRRCRTYINPYVTFADAGRKWRCNLCSLLNDVPGEYFCALDASGRRYDTDQRPELCKGTVEFVAPTEYMVRPPMPPSYLFLIDVSVSAVRSGLLEVVAKTIKSCLGDLLAFPRTQIGFVTFDSTLHFHSFKSSLSQPQMMVVADLDDVFLPLPEDLLVNLVDSRQVVESFLDSLPSMFDDNANVESALGPALKAAFMVMGQFGGKLLVFQSTLPSLGIGRLRLRGDDVRAYGTDKEHILRVPEDAFYKQMAAEFTKNQIAVDVFSLSDRYCDVASLGSLAKYTGGQVYHYPAFHATTHGDKLNHELSRNLTRETAWESVMRVRCGKGVRFTTYHGHFMLRTTDLLALPAVDPDKAFAMQLSLEESLMTTQTVYFQVALLYTSSSGERRIRVHTAAAPVVTDLGEMYRQADTGAIVSLLARIAVENSLSDKLDSVRQQLQLKLVRSLKEYRSLYVVQHRIGGRLIYPESLRYLPLYILALCKSLALRGGYADVSLDERCAAGFSMMILPAKRLLNFVYPSLYRLDEVLTVEPDRIDGSLRRSPLTLQCLDSAGLYLLDDGFTFLVWLGRMLQPEVVNDVFGVSLANIPDLSKVQLTECDNNHSRNFMTVLRTLWGKDSSCYQLPRVVRQGEQPRESFLLLSNLVEDQMAGTSSYVDWILQIHRQTQGS, encoded by the coding sequence ATGGGGCCACTGTCCGCTTATGGTAATCCTACTACGGGGCCTCCGACAGGCACGCCCCAGAGCTTAGCGGAGGACTTCCAGTCTCTGTCGCTGAGGTTTCCGCCTGGAACGCTCGACCTGGGCGTTGATGTGAAAGGGCTGCCACGGCCAttggacggcgacgaggagcccgccaagGTTCTGGAGGCGTACCCGATGAACTGCCACCCGAGGTACTTCCGGCTGACAACCCACGCTATCCCGGCGTCCCAGTCGTTGGTCTCCAGGTGGCATTTGCCCCTTGGGGCCATGGTGCATCCTCTCGCGAAATCGCCTGATGGGGAGGAAGTGCCGGTTGTCGACTTTGAGTCGGCTGGCGTAATCCGTTGCCGAAGATGCAGGACATATATTAACCCGTATGTAACTTTTGCGGATGCTGGAAGGAAGTGGCGCTGCAACCTTTGCTCCTTGCTCAATGATGTTCCTGGTGAGTACTTCTGTGCTCTTGATGCTAGTGGCAGAAGATATGATACAGATCAAAGGCCGGAACTTTGTAAGGGAACAGTTGAGTTTGTTGCTCCTACGGAATATATGGTTCGGCCACCAATGCCGCCTTCGTATTTATTTCTTATTGATGTCTCAGTATCTGCAGTTCGAAGTGGGCTGCTAGAGGTAGTTGCAAAGACCATCAAATCGTGCCTTGGTGATCTTCTGGCCTTTCCACGGACACAAATTGGGTTCGTAACCTTTGACAGCACATTACACTTCCACAGTTTCAAGTCTTCCTTGAGTCAGCCTCAAATGATGGTGGTTGCTGATTTGGACGATGTGTTCCTACCATTGCCTGAGGATCTCTTGGTTAATTTGGTTGACTCTAGACAGGTTGTCGAGTCATTTCTCGATAGCTTGCCCAGTATGTTTGATGACAATGCTAATGTAGAATCTGCTCTTGGTCCTGCACTTAAGGCAGCATTCATGGTTATGGGTCAATTTGGGGGAAAGTTGCTTGTCTTCCAGAGTACGTTGCCATCTCTTGGTATTGGCCGCTTGAGACTTCGAGGAGATGATGTCCGTGCATATGGAACAGATAAGGAGCATATTCTGAGGGTACCAGAAGACGCCTTTTATAAACAGATGGCTGCAGAGTTCACGAAAAATCAGATCGCTGTGGACGTCTTTTCTTTGAGTGACAGATATTGTGATGTAGCTTCCTTAGGTTCTCTGGCAAAGTATACTGGTGGTCAGGTGTACCATTATCCAGCTTTCCATGCAACTACTCACGGGGATAAACTTAACCATGAGCTTAGCAGAAACCTTACTCGGGAGACTGCTTGGGAATCTGTTATGCGTGTCAGATGTGGAAAAGGGGTGCGTTTCACCACATATCATGGTCATTTCATGCTAAGGACCACAGATTTGTTAGCTCTTCCAGCTGTTGACCCTGATAAAGCATTTGCAATGCAACTGTCTTTAGAGGAGAGCCTAATGACCACACAGACTGTATACTTCCAAGTGGCATTGCTATATACATCATCTTCTGGTGAAAGACGTATCAGGGTGCATACAGCAGCTGCACCTGTGGTCACAGATCTTGGTGAAATGTATCGTCAAGCAGATACTGGTGCCATTGTGTCATTGTTGGCTAGAATCGCTGTTGAAAACTCACTCTCTGATAAGCTGGATAGTGTCCGACAACAATTGCAGTTAAAGCTTGTCAGAAGTTTGAAAGAATACCGGAGCCTATATGTTGTACAGCACCGAATAGGAGGGAGACTGATATATCCAGAATCATTAAGATACTTGCCATTATACATCCTGGCCTTGTGCAAATCTCTTGCTCTGCGTGGCGGTTATGCTGATGTCTCTCTTGATGAACGGTGTGCTGCTGGTTTCAGTATGATGATACTGCCTGCGAAGAGGCTGCTCAATTTTGTCTATCCTTCTTTGTACAGGCTTGATGAAGTATTGACAGTGGAGCCAGATAGGATTGATGGGTCCTTGAGGCGATCGCCATTAACCTTGCAGTGCCTAGACTCTGCTGGTTTATATCTTCTTGATGATGGATTCACCTTCCTAGTATGGTTAGGTAGGATGCTCCAACCTGAGGTCGTGAACGATGTTTTTGGAGTCAGCTTGGCAAATATCCCTGATCTATCAAAGGTCCAGTTGACAGAATGTGACAACAATCACTCGAGAAATTTCATGACAGTACTAAGAACCCTATGGGGGAAGGATTCTTCGTGTTACCAGCTACCCCGTGTGGTACGGCAAGGAGAGCAGCCCAGAGAAAGCTTCTTGCTGTTGTCCAACCTTGTCGAGGATCAGATGGCTGGAACAAGCAGCTACGTGGACTGGATACTCCAAATTCATCGCCAAACACAAGGCTCCTGA